A genomic stretch from Edaphobacter aggregans includes:
- a CDS encoding alpha-amylase family protein, translating to MINDLWYKNAIIYCLSVATYMDANGDGIGDFQGLMRRLDYLQGMGVTAIWLMPFQPSPGRDDGYDVTDYYGVDPRYGTLGDFVEFTHGCKQRGLRVMIDLVVNHTSNEHPWFQAARRDPQSKYRDWYVWSKKKPKNAASGVVFPGVQKSTWDYDQVAKAYYFHRFYDFQPDLNTSNPEVQAEILKTMGFWLQLGVSGFRMDAVPFVISQKGANVAKPEEQYDMLRTFSQFLTWREGEAIILAEANVLPGTDMKYFGLAGERLQMMFNFEVNQHLFYALATSDSRPLVKAMRWTKARPATAQWGQFLRNHDELDLGRLEVKQRKTVFSKFGPDPDMQLYQRGIRRRLAPMLQGDRRRLELAYSLMMTLPGTPVIRYGDEIGMGDNLALPERNCARTPMQWSTEPQAGFTKGDNPVLPVISDGPYGFQHVNVADQRRDPNSLLNWMERIIRMRKEVPEIGWGDFSFLSAGTPEVLVMQYAWRNNSVLCVHNLSGEPREIRFSIQAEEKSCILANLLSNEHSQPDQGGRHSMLLEPYGYRWFRLCGLDYLLKRSDI from the coding sequence ATGATCAATGACCTTTGGTACAAGAACGCAATTATCTATTGCCTCTCAGTCGCAACTTATATGGATGCAAATGGAGACGGCATAGGAGACTTTCAAGGATTGATGCGCCGTTTGGATTATCTGCAGGGGATGGGTGTCACCGCGATTTGGCTAATGCCGTTTCAACCATCTCCAGGTAGGGATGACGGTTACGATGTCACGGACTACTACGGCGTCGACCCTCGCTACGGTACGCTTGGCGATTTCGTCGAGTTCACTCATGGCTGCAAACAGCGCGGATTGCGCGTAATGATCGACTTGGTAGTCAACCACACCTCCAATGAACATCCGTGGTTCCAAGCTGCACGTCGCGATCCACAATCCAAATATCGTGACTGGTATGTGTGGTCCAAGAAGAAACCAAAGAATGCAGCCTCAGGTGTGGTGTTTCCAGGAGTACAGAAGTCGACATGGGACTACGACCAAGTTGCCAAGGCCTATTACTTCCATCGTTTTTACGATTTTCAACCGGACCTCAATACTTCCAATCCTGAAGTTCAAGCTGAGATTCTCAAGACCATGGGTTTCTGGTTGCAACTCGGGGTCTCCGGCTTTCGCATGGACGCTGTTCCATTTGTCATTTCACAGAAGGGCGCGAATGTCGCCAAACCCGAAGAGCAATACGATATGCTGCGTACCTTCAGCCAGTTCCTAACCTGGAGAGAGGGAGAAGCAATCATCCTGGCCGAAGCGAACGTGCTTCCAGGCACCGACATGAAATACTTCGGCCTTGCTGGTGAGCGGTTGCAGATGATGTTCAACTTTGAGGTGAACCAACATCTCTTTTATGCGCTTGCCACGAGCGATTCTCGACCACTCGTTAAGGCAATGCGGTGGACAAAAGCGAGACCCGCTACGGCTCAGTGGGGGCAATTTCTCAGAAATCATGATGAACTCGACCTCGGACGTTTAGAAGTCAAGCAGAGAAAGACTGTCTTTAGTAAATTTGGCCCCGATCCGGACATGCAGCTGTACCAACGGGGGATCCGACGCCGCCTCGCTCCGATGCTGCAGGGTGATCGTCGCCGACTTGAACTCGCCTACAGTTTGATGATGACATTACCGGGTACACCGGTGATTCGTTATGGCGACGAGATTGGGATGGGGGACAATCTCGCTCTGCCTGAACGAAACTGTGCCCGAACGCCTATGCAATGGTCTACAGAACCGCAGGCCGGTTTCACGAAAGGTGACAATCCGGTGCTGCCTGTTATCAGCGATGGCCCTTACGGTTTTCAACATGTCAACGTCGCTGATCAGCGCCGGGATCCGAACTCACTTCTCAACTGGATGGAACGCATAATCCGCATGCGCAAAGAAGTTCCTGAGATTGGCTGGGGCGACTTTTCTTTTCTTTCGGCAGGCACTCCAGAGGTTCTGGTGATGCAGTACGCCTGGCGCAATAACTCCGTACTATGTGTACACAATCTTAGCGGCGAGCCACGAGAAATTCGATTCTCGATTCAAGCCGAAGAAAAGTCATGCATACTGGCTAATCTTTTATCCAACGAGCACAGTCAACCTGACCAGGGTGGCCGACACTCCATGCTTCTGGAGCCGTATGGTTATCGCTGGTTTAGGCTTTGCGGCTTGGACTACCTCCTCAAACGATCAGACATCTGA
- a CDS encoding SDR family oxidoreductase, giving the protein MAIITGGDSGIGRAIAIAFAREGADVVLSYLQAEQRDARETASWVIEAGREALLVPGDVRQKRYCQGLVSKAMRKFGRLDIVVNNAAFQRTYAKPADITEREFDQTFRTNVYGTFFLSQAALEKMRKGGSIINTCSIQAFDPSAQLLVYAATKAALVNLTKGMAKASAKQSIRVNGVAPGPVWTPLIPSTLPRSKYRTFGNDTAFERAAQPAEIAPLYVFLASNEASYVTGEIFGATGGQTPY; this is encoded by the coding sequence GTGGCAATTATCACTGGCGGAGACAGCGGTATAGGTCGCGCAATAGCCATTGCGTTTGCAAGAGAGGGCGCTGACGTCGTCCTAAGTTACTTGCAGGCAGAACAGAGAGACGCTCGCGAGACAGCAAGTTGGGTCATCGAAGCAGGTCGCGAAGCACTCTTAGTTCCTGGCGACGTTCGGCAGAAGAGGTACTGCCAAGGATTGGTTTCAAAGGCAATGCGGAAATTCGGCCGTCTAGATATTGTGGTCAATAATGCCGCGTTCCAGAGGACATACGCAAAGCCGGCGGATATTACTGAGCGCGAATTTGATCAGACTTTTCGCACGAATGTTTACGGGACATTTTTCCTGTCCCAGGCGGCATTGGAAAAGATGCGGAAAGGCGGATCGATCATCAATACCTGCTCTATACAGGCGTTTGATCCCAGCGCACAGCTACTTGTCTACGCTGCCACCAAGGCAGCGCTTGTAAATCTCACCAAGGGAATGGCCAAAGCGTCTGCGAAACAAAGCATCCGAGTCAACGGCGTAGCGCCTGGTCCAGTATGGACGCCACTGATTCCATCGACATTGCCGAGGTCTAAGTACAGAACCTTTGGCAATGACACGGCTTTCGAAAGGGCAGCCCAGCCAGCCGAAATAGCTCCTTTGTATGTCTTTTTAGCTTCAAACGAAGCGTCCTATGTAACCGGAGAGATATTCGGGGCGACAGGGGGGCAAACTCCGTACTGA